The Macrobrachium rosenbergii isolate ZJJX-2024 chromosome 8, ASM4041242v1, whole genome shotgun sequence genome includes a region encoding these proteins:
- the LOC136841194 gene encoding uncharacterized protein, with protein MAADNYKAFMDLGKGAGLMGSALTKWAKGQLDDMAKQEKEERRERQNYEVEQRRYEEEQRRYEEAREERRRQHELTLKEKKLELEKAQKESAEAMTVQQASNPTPAAPNALLSSINSLVPKWTDEEPEAWLEEIEALLENYNTTETERALVLTKRMEGKAKAALCSLEKSQRGDMLEVRRVIVKAYEITPEKWR; from the coding sequence ATGGCGGCAGAcaattataaagccttcatggaCCTAGGGAAGGGGGCAGGTCTCATGGGATCAGCACTCACCAAGTGGGCCAAGGGACAGTTGGATGAcatggccaagcaagagaaggaagaaagacggGAACGGCAGAATTATGAAgtcgaacagaggaggtatgaagaggaacagaggaggtatgaagaagcaAGAGaggaacggagaagacagcatgaattaacTCTCAAAGAAAAGAAgcttgagctggagaaggctcaaaaagaaagtgctgaagctatgacagtccaacaagcctccaaccccacacctgctgcacccaaTGCTCtgctctcaagcattaattccttAGTCCCTAAGTGGACTGatgaagagccagaagcatggttggaagAGATAGAGGCGCTCTTGGAAAAttacaacaccaccgagacagagagggccttagtgcttactAAGcgcatggaaggaaaagctaaggcagccctctgctcactggagaagagtcaaagaggtgaCATGCTTGAAGTTCGTAGGGTTATTGTaaaagcctacgaaataaccccggagaaatggagataa